One part of the Planctomycetia bacterium genome encodes these proteins:
- a CDS encoding PQQ-like beta-propeller repeat protein: MLMRTISATSLLLLTYCTIQATDWPQWLGPKRDGVWRDTGLLEKFPEKGLNIRWRKPLGKGYAGPAVADGKVYVMDWNRSKDKDGNNVRPTKEGIPGAERLLCLDEKTGEIIWEYSHAAHYKVSYPNGPRVTPVIEDGKVYCIGAMGHMFCLDIKTGKALWTRELMKEFDTPSPVWGFSAHPLIVGDLIYTLVGGKDSAVVAFDKNTGKERWKALNSQEVGYAPPILMNVAGTSHLIIWLSETVNGLDPQTGKVLWTHKYPADGKVDRPAVSIVMPRQVENDKLFVTTVYHGPLMLKLHQDTPAASVVWQVEGSMNKPPSGLSALMATPVYLKGHLYGVDMQGHLMCCDAVDGKVKWQTFDPIIDDQAKKSKRAIKEIDCGNAFLVQLGDDSDQFLLFNDTGFVIKAKLTPEKYEELGRFKLIEPTHDARGRTVVWSHPACANKHIIARNDNEIVSASMEKAN, translated from the coding sequence ATGTTGATGCGAACCATTTCTGCGACATCACTGTTGCTTTTGACTTACTGCACCATCCAGGCGACCGATTGGCCACAATGGCTGGGCCCCAAGCGAGATGGCGTTTGGCGCGATACCGGCCTACTCGAAAAGTTTCCGGAGAAAGGCCTCAACATCCGCTGGCGCAAACCGCTCGGCAAAGGTTATGCAGGCCCTGCCGTTGCTGATGGCAAAGTTTACGTGATGGACTGGAACCGCTCCAAGGATAAGGATGGCAACAATGTCCGTCCCACCAAGGAAGGCATTCCCGGTGCTGAAAGGCTTCTCTGCCTCGACGAAAAAACAGGCGAGATCATTTGGGAATATTCACACGCGGCACATTACAAGGTTTCCTACCCCAATGGCCCGCGCGTTACGCCGGTTATTGAAGACGGCAAAGTCTACTGCATCGGCGCCATGGGACACATGTTTTGCCTCGATATCAAAACAGGCAAAGCCCTGTGGACCAGGGAACTGATGAAGGAATTCGATACGCCTTCGCCCGTGTGGGGATTTTCAGCTCATCCACTTATCGTTGGCGACCTGATTTACACCCTGGTGGGCGGTAAGGATTCCGCTGTTGTCGCATTCGACAAGAACACCGGCAAAGAACGATGGAAAGCACTCAATTCGCAGGAAGTGGGCTATGCTCCACCGATCCTGATGAACGTTGCAGGCACCAGCCATCTGATCATCTGGCTTTCCGAAACGGTGAACGGCCTCGATCCGCAAACCGGCAAAGTCCTCTGGACTCACAAATATCCTGCTGATGGTAAAGTGGATCGCCCGGCTGTTTCCATCGTCATGCCTCGCCAGGTGGAAAATGACAAGCTCTTTGTCACTACCGTTTACCACGGCCCGCTGATGCTCAAGCTGCATCAGGACACCCCTGCCGCCAGTGTCGTCTGGCAGGTCGAAGGCAGCATGAACAAGCCACCATCCGGCTTATCCGCACTAATGGCTACGCCGGTCTACCTCAAGGGGCATCTCTACGGTGTGGACATGCAGGGACATCTGATGTGTTGCGATGCAGTGGATGGCAAAGTCAAATGGCAGACCTTCGATCCCATCATCGATGACCAGGCAAAGAAATCCAAACGCGCCATCAAGGAAATCGATTGTGGCAACGCCTTCCTGGTGCAACTGGGCGATGACAGCGATCAGTTCCTCCTCTTTAACGACACCGGCTTTGTCATCAAGGCCAAACTGACACCCGAAAAGTACGAAGAGCTGGGCCGGTTCAAGCTGATCGAACCCACGCACGATGCACGAGGCAGGACTGTGGTCTGGTCGCATCCAGCCTGTGCCAACAAGCACATCATCGCCCGCAACGATAATGAGATCGTCAGTGCATCCATGGAGAAGGCGAACTGA
- a CDS encoding transposase has product MTPDLLRFFEPKDDTTVVERHLPHWQQEGAVSFITWRTHDSMPEHIVKAWQSERIEWLIAHHLPIDQASQPDAHRLLPIDLQREFLRLFQNRWMTALDKCHGECVLRNPQLASMVSKSLHHFDGQRYLLTDYIIMPNHVHLLVAFPDNESMLTQCESWKRFTANQINQSLHRSGRFWQQDGFDHLVRSESQFRFLREYLRDNPHYANLIVGEFLHYSRKEIVVITLRVMTHCILLSLMLPRHRLFTCLWKVSSTPPSSLGE; this is encoded by the coding sequence ATGACTCCTGATCTACTGCGTTTCTTTGAGCCGAAGGATGATACGACCGTTGTTGAGCGTCATCTTCCACATTGGCAACAGGAAGGGGCAGTCAGTTTCATCACTTGGCGAACTCATGATTCGATGCCCGAACATATAGTGAAGGCGTGGCAATCCGAAAGAATAGAATGGTTGATTGCACATCATCTGCCAATCGATCAAGCCAGTCAGCCGGATGCTCACCGGCTATTGCCCATTGACCTTCAGCGTGAATTCCTGCGGCTATTTCAAAATCGATGGATGACAGCATTAGACAAATGCCACGGTGAATGTGTTTTACGAAATCCGCAACTCGCCTCTATGGTGAGCAAAAGCCTGCACCATTTCGACGGCCAACGATATCTATTGACTGACTATATCATCATGCCAAATCATGTTCACTTGCTGGTTGCATTTCCAGACAACGAATCCATGCTTACACAATGCGAATCATGGAAACGTTTCACTGCCAATCAGATTAACCAGTCTTTGCACCGATCAGGCCGGTTCTGGCAACAAGACGGGTTTGATCACTTAGTTCGTTCCGAATCACAATTCCGTTTTCTTCGCGAATATCTCCGTGACAATCCTCATTATGCCAATCTCATAGTTGGGGAGTTTTTGCACTACTCACGAAAAGAGATAGTAGTCATCACTCTCCGAGTGATGACTCATTGTATTTTGTTATCTCTAATGCTTCCGAGACATCGATTATTTACATGTCTATGGAAAGTAAGCTCAACCCCGCCGTCCTCACTCGGAGAGTGA